AACGATACATCAAGCTCCTCAAGTTTGGAATTTACATCATCAATCTGTTCATTTTGTACTAAGCCCCAACTTGGACAAACAGTGGAATCATGCAATGAATTCCAATCAACCAAGGAGTGCAACCTTTCCCAGTCTATATTATCACTATTATTAGCACTACCATCTTTGTCATGATTCTTTTCACCGAAATTATTACCGTCTATACCATGAGTAATAACATCATTTTGATCAGTGACTATCCTACCAAATTTATCGATATGTAATAAGTTATTCAACATCCCTTTAGCGCCACCTTCATCAAACTCTACTATCAAGTTTTTAAACATGGGATCAATGATATGCCCTTTACCATCACGTAACTTTAATGAATCGAAAGAGTTGGCTAGATCCTTTTTTATTCGTTTCTTAGCTTTATGCggtttttcaacttcatccAATGATTCTTCTTGCTGATTGTGATTAAGGGTATACAGTAGAACACCTGTATCATGCACCGCAGATTCCACACGGTTTGAATAGATACGCATGCAACCATCTAATGTTGCACTTGCTCTCTggaaattgattgaatcaCCATCTCTCAAAACATTGAAATCTGcaaaataatcaatcaatGCCACATTCCATACATCTGAGGATGTTAGTTTGTTATCTGTAGCCAACTTGAGCAAACTCTCAAAAGTCTCCTTTTGATCGAGAGGCTCTGATGTTGACATACTTAGATGGCTCTTGTTTGTGACTACTTTAGAAGGCAGTGTTAATGTAATCACTGATAAAACACCTAGGATAAACTGgggagaagaaaatatctAGCGAATGTATAGTTTAAATGTTTACCTGATTgcataaataaatatatattttttcaggTATTACAATAATTAAGGCAAATGCTCATCACTTTATACTTCCAATTCATTAGAAGGAgattcatttttgtttttatttataCCTACATATACCACAAGTACTAGGTTGTCTTATTGATCTAATGGATAGGAAAGTGGTCGAGATTGTGAAGTTTTTACTAGAGTTCACCCCTTTACTAACCTCCCCACCGGTCGATGGTAGTATACCAGAGATATATTTTATCTTTGTATCGTCCTCGTATTCAAAAGGTAAGGATAAAGTGTCCTGGTTGCAGTTCACCAGGTACTTGAAAATTATAGATGAGTTAGGTAATGGGGTGATTGAATGTGTACCTAGAAATTCATTAGGGAAAGTATATGATGATCCATTTCGATGCTTTGATCGAATTGCGTGGATCAACCAGCTAGCATTGGCACTATTATTGAGAACATCACAGAGGATGAATGACGCCAATCGCCCCAAAGAGGAGGAGAGGGTGAATAATGGGAATGAGATTGAGGTTGAGATACCAACTAGCAAGGAGGAGAAACTAAAATACGTGTTGGAGTTAATTGATGGCGAGCCACCAGTTAAATCGGAGAATGATATCTATCCAGTTAAAATCATAACCAACAAGAAACTGATCCCAAGGGATATCAATGACACGTACTCGTTAACAACACGTGGCTCTAGGCTAGAGCAGCTGGAGTATCTCTTGAACACTCCCTGTGCCTCACATGAGcttcaaagagaaaggTGTAGGTTAAGGACAACCAAGAAACCATTCTATGAATGCTGTGAAGATGTTGAGCATGCCCAAATACTAAGTGGTTTGACTACATTTGATAAGAATACGAGTTACTGTAGGTTGCACCAAGAGAAGGCGAAAAAGTTAAGAAATGATGTGGTCAAATGTCATGAGAGGAAAATGCATTTTATACCTATAATACAGAGTCAAACCGACGTCAAACTAGGTGATTGTTCATATTTGGATACTTGTCATAAAATGGCATCATGTCGGTATGTCCATTATGGGCAACTAATGCCTCGTAGTTTCCAAATGACCAATGAGAGTGACTTAGATGGAATCACGTTGAAGGAGACCCCAAAAGTAGAAGCCACAAATACCAAATGCGATTGTGATTattctgatgaagataatatCGATGTtaatgttgatgatattaaTCATTATAATTGTTATAATAGTAATAACAATGGAGTCAACAACTATGTCGGTgtgaatttcaaagttaaTGTTGATGACAATGAAGTTAATGACCAGCAAGAGATTGAAATTAACGAGAATATACGTGTATGGGACTATACTAGGGGTGAACCAACATGTACATTTCTCAAGCCTGAACTTCCAGCACAATGGATCAATGTGGATCTTACCAAGATCGACCTATCCATCTTAGGGACTGACTACGGAATAGTTATAGCTGATCCCAGCTGGACAATACACATGAACCTCAACTACTCCTCTATGCGAGATGAGGAACTAGCCCGACTACGTATTGACAAGCTCCAACGGGAAGGACTTTTATTACTCTGGGTTACTGGAAGGACCCTTGAAACGGGCAAGCGATATTTGGAGAAATGGGGGTATACACTATGCAACGAGATAACATGGATTAAGACGTCACAGTTGGTGAGGACCATCTCAACGGGGAGGACTGGCCACTGGCTCAACCACAGTAAGGAGCATCTTCTTGTTGGTAATAAAGGCTCAATTGTTGCCAAATGGCTCAGCACAGGAGGAGATCCACAAATACTTGTTGCCTCAACTAGGGAAACGAGCCGCAAACCTGATGAAG
The Pichia kudriavzevii chromosome 2, complete sequence DNA segment above includes these coding regions:
- a CDS encoding uncharacterized protein (PKUD0B06040; similar to Saccharomyces cerevisiae YGL192W (IME4); ancestral locus Anc_8.152), coding for MDRKVVEIVKFLLEFTPLLTSPPVDGSIPEIYFIFVSSSYSKGKDKVSWLQFTRYLKIIDELGNGVIECVPRNSLGKVYDDPFRCFDRIAWINQLALALLLRTSQRMNDANRPKEEERVNNGNEIEVEIPTSKEEKLKYVLELIDGEPPVKSENDIYPVKIITNKKLIPRDINDTYSLTTRGSRLEQLEYLLNTPCASHELQRERCRLRTTKKPFYECCEDVEHAQILSGLTTFDKNTSYCRLHQEKAKKLRNDVVKCHERKMHFIPIIQSQTDVKLGDCSYLDTCHKMASCRYVHYGQLMPRSFQMTNESDLDGITLKETPKVEATNTKCDCDYSDEDNIDVNVDDINHYNCYNSNNNGVNNYVGVNFKVNVDDNEVNDQQEIEINENIRVWDYTRGEPTCTFLKPELPAQWINVDLTKIDLSILGTDYGIVIADPSWTIHMNLNYSSMRDEELARLRIDKLQREGLLLLWVTGRTLETGKRYLEKWGYTLCNEITWIKTSQLVRTISTGRTGHWLNHSKEHLLVGNKGSIVAKWLSTGGDPQILVASTRETSRKPDEVYGLCERLAGSNGVRKLELFGRSHNIRKGWITVGNQVDGARVLSAELRKQLNGGISCIASTNEV